A part of Acidaminococcales bacterium genomic DNA contains:
- a CDS encoding recombinase RecT: MASKVNQQGTIERAAAAGQGEAKKQTLKDLVERMLPQIAKALPKVITPERFARIALTALSSTPQLMECEPKSFLGALMQAAQLGLEPNTPLGQAYLIPFRNGAKKIVECQFQVGYKGLLALAYRGGEMQSVQAHCVYENDVFEYELGLEPILRHVPAEADRGKPRCYYAVFRLKNGGYGFEVMSVEDVKNHSERFSFPVKMGKKTPWADPDLFDEMAKKTVIKKALKYAPLNTEFMAAAASDEKVVRVASEDDLNLLAGEPEAEPPAVDMETGEMLDGEENAADGKGDAPLFGQ; this comes from the coding sequence ATGGCAAGCAAGGTGAACCAGCAAGGGACAATCGAACGGGCGGCGGCCGCCGGGCAGGGCGAGGCAAAGAAGCAGACCTTGAAGGACTTGGTGGAAAGGATGCTGCCGCAGATAGCGAAGGCGCTGCCCAAAGTCATAACGCCGGAACGGTTCGCGCGGATAGCGCTCACGGCCCTGTCGTCCACGCCGCAGCTCATGGAGTGCGAGCCGAAAAGTTTCCTGGGGGCGCTCATGCAGGCGGCGCAGCTCGGGTTGGAGCCCAACACTCCATTGGGGCAGGCGTACCTTATCCCTTTCAGGAACGGCGCGAAAAAGATTGTCGAGTGCCAATTCCAAGTGGGATACAAAGGGCTGCTGGCTCTGGCGTACCGGGGCGGGGAAATGCAGTCGGTGCAGGCGCATTGCGTGTACGAGAACGACGTTTTTGAATACGAGCTTGGGCTTGAGCCGATCCTCAGGCACGTGCCGGCGGAGGCGGACAGGGGAAAGCCCCGTTGCTATTATGCGGTTTTCCGCCTGAAAAACGGCGGGTACGGTTTCGAGGTGATGAGCGTCGAAGACGTAAAAAACCACAGCGAAAGGTTCAGCTTCCCGGTCAAGATGGGCAAAAAGACGCCGTGGGCGGACCCGGACCTTTTTGACGAGATGGCGAAGAAAACGGTCATAAAAAAGGCGTTGAAATACGCGCCGCTCAACACGGAGTTCATGGCGGCGGCCGCATCCGACGAAAAGGTCGTGCGGGTCGCAAGCGAGGACGACTTGAATTTGTTGGCCGGCGAGCCCGAAGCGGAACCGCCGGCGGTGGACATGGAAACCGGCGAGATGTTGGACGGGGAGGAAAACGCGGCGGACGGGAAAGGGGACGCGCCGCTGTTTGGGCAGTAA
- a CDS encoding YqaJ viral recombinase family protein: MSMGALRLAKTGAISRPAWLESRRRGIGGSDAAAIVGLNPYVSPFQVYCDKMGLLPEKEDTEAMRQGRDFEGYVARRFMESTGKKVRRENYVLAHPERDFLIANVDRLVVGERAGLECKTTSVYNRTDFEGGDVPPQYYAQCLHYMLVTGFPKWYLAVLVLNKGFHVLEMDWHEADAAALLNAEAAFWENHVLKGVPPEPDGTPRAGEALSKLYPNSSPGAAVNLCAKEKEIRRLLDVKADIKGLEAEKARLENVLKAELKEGETGVAQGYVVEWKNASRKGVDEKRLKDGRPDVYREFLKETSYRKFTVKEMG; this comes from the coding sequence ATGAGCATGGGCGCGCTACGCCTGGCAAAAACGGGCGCCATTTCGCGCCCCGCCTGGCTGGAATCGAGGCGGCGCGGGATCGGCGGCTCGGACGCGGCGGCCATCGTCGGGCTCAACCCGTACGTTTCGCCTTTTCAAGTGTATTGCGACAAGATGGGGCTGCTGCCGGAAAAGGAAGACACGGAAGCCATGCGGCAGGGGCGGGACTTCGAGGGCTACGTTGCCCGGCGCTTCATGGAGAGCACGGGCAAAAAAGTGCGCCGGGAAAACTACGTGCTGGCGCACCCGGAGCGCGATTTTTTGATCGCCAACGTGGACAGGCTGGTAGTCGGCGAGCGGGCGGGCCTTGAATGCAAGACCACCAGCGTCTACAACAGGACGGACTTCGAGGGCGGGGACGTGCCGCCGCAGTATTACGCGCAATGCCTGCACTACATGCTCGTCACCGGCTTCCCCAAGTGGTACTTGGCAGTCCTGGTGCTAAACAAGGGCTTCCATGTCCTTGAAATGGACTGGCACGAAGCGGACGCCGCCGCCCTTTTAAATGCGGAGGCGGCCTTTTGGGAAAACCACGTGCTCAAAGGCGTCCCGCCGGAGCCGGACGGCACGCCGCGCGCGGGCGAAGCCCTAAGCAAGCTCTACCCCAATTCAAGCCCCGGCGCGGCCGTCAACCTTTGCGCGAAGGAAAAGGAGATAAGGCGGCTGCTGGACGTAAAGGCGGACATCAAAGGGCTTGAGGCGGAAAAGGCGCGGCTGGAGAACGTTTTGAAGGCCGAATTGAAAGAGGGCGAGACGGGCGTGGCGCAAGGGTACGTGGTGGAGTGGAAAAACGCCTCCCGCAAGGGCGTCGACGAAAAGCGCCTGAAGGACGGGCGGCCCGACGTGTACCGGGAATTTTTGAAAGAAACGAGCTACAGGAAATTTACTGTCAAGGAGATGGGCTGA
- a CDS encoding helix-turn-helix domain-containing protein, with product MQKRRENIYRSCRERAGLTRVAAAARLSVSERLLAYYETGQTPPDGMALAMARLYRAPGLKVRHLAESNLVFRDVFKAPKMPESEDAAIIGVCREASDLPAALAGLMDGACGRAAKSAAGHVKELLDVAGAIVGFLGAQKANAACSEQAAAKENI from the coding sequence ATGCAGAAACGGCGCGAAAACATTTACCGAAGCTGCAGGGAGCGTGCAGGTCTGACGCGGGTCGCGGCGGCCGCGAGGCTGTCGGTGAGCGAAAGGCTCTTGGCTTACTACGAAACGGGGCAAACGCCGCCCGACGGCATGGCGCTGGCAATGGCGCGGCTGTACCGCGCGCCGGGGCTGAAAGTGCGGCATTTGGCGGAAAGCAACCTTGTTTTCCGGGACGTTTTCAAAGCCCCGAAAATGCCGGAAAGCGAGGACGCGGCCATCATAGGCGTTTGCCGGGAAGCGAGCGACCTGCCGGCCGCGCTGGCGGGGCTCATGGACGGGGCTTGCGGGCGCGCGGCGAAGTCCGCCGCCGGCCACGTGAAGGAACTGCTGGACGTGGCGGGGGCGATCGTCGGGTTCCTGGGCGCGCAAAAAGCGAACGCCGCCTGTAGCGAGCAGGCGGCGGCCAAAGAAAACATTTGA
- a CDS encoding helix-turn-helix domain-containing protein, translated as MRQGTLRRLEALRESRCMTKSRLAEVSGLSATYIALLENGVKSPTLATLEKLAAALHVSVSELLDEKAV; from the coding sequence GTGAGACAAGGGACTTTGCGAAGGCTTGAAGCCCTTCGCGAAAGCAGATGCATGACAAAATCCCGGTTGGCCGAGGTGTCCGGGCTTTCGGCCACTTACATCGCCCTTTTGGAAAACGGGGTAAAATCCCCGACCTTGGCCACGTTAGAGAAGCTCGCCGCCGCGCTCCACGTGTCGGTGTCGGAGCTTCTGGACGAGAAGGCCGTATGA
- a CDS encoding helix-turn-helix domain-containing protein codes for MEIASKLKELREKQHISKYKLAEITELSPTYIYKLEAGKSQPTIDTLERILKGLNSSLVDFLLSFSSADGLPELSPDERKLLDAYKSLAPDKKPVAIAAVAAMKG; via the coding sequence ATGGAAATCGCTTCAAAACTCAAAGAACTTCGGGAAAAACAGCATATTTCCAAATACAAACTTGCGGAGATAACGGAACTTTCGCCCACCTACATTTACAAGCTGGAAGCCGGCAAGAGCCAGCCAACGATTGATACGCTGGAACGGATTTTAAAGGGCTTGAACTCTTCCTTGGTAGATTTTTTGCTTAGCTTTTCTTCCGCCGATGGATTGCCGGAGCTTTCCCCCGACGAAAGGAAGCTGCTGGACGCTTACAAGTCCCTTGCCCCCGACAAGAAGCCTGTCGCCATTGCCGCCGTCGCGGCCATGAAGGGATAG
- a CDS encoding helix-turn-helix domain-containing protein, which yields MKRENLVNARSKAEYTQKGIAEIVGITERQYQGLESGTSRGSIKVWEKLKTLLGAPSIDWLLQQSGGVKNGRTT from the coding sequence ATGAAAAGGGAAAATTTAGTCAATGCCCGCAGTAAAGCAGAATATACGCAAAAAGGAATAGCGGAGATTGTGGGCATAACGGAACGGCAATATCAAGGCTTAGAGTCGGGCACGTCCAGAGGCAGCATAAAAGTATGGGAAAAGCTCAAAACGCTGCTCGGCGCGCCAAGTATTGACTGGCTGCTGCAACAGTCGGGGGGCGTAAAAAATGGGCGAACCACATAA
- a CDS encoding helix-turn-helix domain-containing protein — protein sequence MATFGERLKQLRAEKKLTQKSFAATMKITERAYQNYEIGASTPHYEVLMFLADYFGVSLDYLVGRSDDPEMR from the coding sequence GTGGCAACTTTCGGCGAAAGATTGAAACAGTTACGGGCGGAAAAAAAGCTTACACAAAAATCCTTTGCTGCCACAATGAAGATAACCGAGCGCGCGTATCAAAATTATGAAATAGGCGCATCTACCCCACATTACGAAGTATTGATGTTTCTCGCGGACTACTTCGGCGTGTCACTCGACTACCTCGTCGGCCGGAGCGACGACCCGGAAATGAGGTGA
- a CDS encoding helix-turn-helix domain-containing protein, with protein sequence MKPMRRENLISARKSAGYTQKNMATLMRITERHYRTLEAGSSNGSIDVWRKLAKLFGVSVEELFGEARAGDG encoded by the coding sequence ATGAAACCAATGCGCAGGGAAAACCTGATAAGCGCTCGTAAATCTGCCGGATATACCCAAAAGAATATGGCTACATTGATGCGCATAACAGAAAGACACTATCGCACTTTAGAAGCCGGAAGCTCAAATGGCAGCATAGACGTATGGCGCAAGCTGGCAAAGCTGTTCGGCGTTTCGGTCGAGGAGCTTTTCGGCGAGGCGCGGGCGGGGGATGGGTGA
- a CDS encoding helix-turn-helix domain-containing protein — MSVFSERLRLLRSEKKSLQREMAEILKVTERHYRLCEAGKVDMPTSKLIALADYFGVSLDYLVGRSDDPEMR; from the coding sequence ATGTCGGTGTTTTCCGAGCGATTGAGGCTTTTAAGAAGTGAAAAGAAATCACTACAAAGAGAGATGGCAGAAATCTTAAAAGTTACAGAACGCCATTATCGGCTTTGTGAAGCTGGCAAGGTTGACATGCCAACATCTAAGCTCATCGCCCTGGCGGACTACTTCGGCGTGTCGCTCGACTACCTCGTCGGCCGGAGCGACGACCCGGAAATGAGGTGA
- a CDS encoding helix-turn-helix domain-containing protein, translating to MANLSERLLQLKKERGLLQKNIANGLGLALRTYQYYESGERKPDSGAIVAMCRYFGVSADYLLGLKDEPERR from the coding sequence ATGGCAAATCTTTCCGAAAGGCTATTGCAATTGAAAAAAGAACGCGGCTTGTTGCAGAAAAACATTGCGAACGGCCTTGGGCTTGCTTTGCGCACCTACCAATATTACGAATCCGGGGAACGCAAGCCCGATAGCGGCGCCATCGTTGCCATGTGCCGCTACTTCGGCGTTTCCGCCGACTACCTTTTGGGGCTGAAGGACGAGCCGGAAAGAAGGTAG
- a CDS encoding type II toxin-antitoxin system PemK/MazF family toxin yields the protein MAFKRGEIYYVNFPYTFDVNYPKGKKKFVAVLQEGAIFNEYDAVTVLLITSDEESKDFETNVTIEAGTTKLSKDSYVICAQPYTILKSLFKANDVWCAGQLSKEKLDEVDAKLYIGLCMGLQDEGN from the coding sequence ATGGCGTTCAAGCGCGGCGAGATCTATTACGTCAACTTTCCATATACCTTCGACGTAAACTATCCCAAAGGCAAGAAAAAATTCGTTGCGGTGCTTCAAGAGGGAGCCATTTTCAACGAGTACGACGCGGTTACCGTTCTGCTCATAACGTCCGACGAAGAAAGCAAGGACTTTGAAACAAATGTGACAATAGAAGCGGGAACTACCAAGCTGTCAAAAGATTCCTATGTTATATGCGCCCAACCGTATACCATACTGAAATCGCTTTTCAAGGCAAACGATGTCTGGTGTGCGGGGCAACTTTCCAAAGAAAAACTTGACGAAGTCGACGCCAAGCTATACATAGGTTTGTGCATGGGGCTGCAGGACGAAGGCAATTAG
- a CDS encoding helix-turn-helix domain-containing protein, giving the protein MKELARERKRKIWTQEFVARKIGITKAAYSNIETGKRKPSYEILCKLEALFGKPHSELLRAGAAALDS; this is encoded by the coding sequence ATGAAAGAGTTAGCAAGGGAACGAAAAAGAAAAATATGGACGCAAGAGTTCGTTGCCAGAAAAATCGGCATAACGAAAGCTGCTTATTCCAACATCGAAACGGGCAAGCGCAAGCCTTCCTACGAAATTTTGTGCAAGCTGGAAGCCCTGTTCGGCAAGCCGCACTCGGAGCTGCTGCGGGCGGGGGCAGCGGCCCTTGACAGCTAA
- a CDS encoding helix-turn-helix domain-containing protein → MKKFIFDCNLFAERLKTLRIKNQLTLEQLGIDFGSSKGTFANLESMKRKPSFEVLIALANYFNVSLDYLVGRSDEPFTPACDLEREIKKRYGDAAAEMLHLFAKLSNDSKHRAIGRLQEAMDAAEKNFAATPPGKDAKKTG, encoded by the coding sequence ATGAAAAAATTTATTTTTGATTGCAATTTGTTTGCCGAGAGGTTAAAGACGCTAAGAATAAAAAACCAATTGACTTTGGAGCAATTGGGGATTGACTTCGGTTCCTCAAAAGGGACTTTTGCGAATCTCGAAAGCATGAAAAGAAAACCGAGCTTTGAAGTGCTTATCGCTCTTGCGAACTATTTCAATGTGTCCCTTGATTACCTCGTCGGCCGTTCCGACGAGCCTTTCACGCCGGCTTGCGATTTGGAGCGGGAAATAAAAAAACGCTACGGCGACGCCGCAGCGGAAATGTTGCACTTGTTTGCAAAGCTAAGCAATGACTCAAAACACCGCGCCATCGGAAGGTTGCAAGAGGCTATGGACGCAGCCGAAAAAAATTTCGCCGCAACTCCGCCCGGCAAGGACGCGAAAAAGACAGGGTAA